Proteins from a genomic interval of Yarrowia lipolytica chromosome 1E, complete sequence:
- a CDS encoding uncharacterized protein (similar to Saccharomyces cerevisiae MRPL10 (YNL284C); ancestral locus Anc_3.77,Ribsomal 50S protein) gives MNALMKKWTSLVVPTGTRSYSSMVMTKLKDINHKNNQKVGRGVQSGRGKTSKRGQKGQKSRESIPLGFSGHQQRWYLRYPKLSIPRREKFVGVSVSDIQKWINDGRLDASKPLGVRDLVLSGLCSSKLGIKIFARRDVPLTAKIDLTSNKASQAAIEQIEAAGGKFTAKYYSPVGLKIELNEKRLLDKTGRIPKQPHPLRRKDVEYYMNPENRGYLVGYERPKYTKTAVKRTTKPGWEERIKTLKDSSSNVASGFNNNGIEVL, from the coding sequence ATGAACGCGCTTATGAAGAAGTGGACCAGCCTGGTTGTTCCCACGGGAACCCGGTCGTACTCGTCCATGGTCATGACtaagctcaaggacatcaACCACAAGAACAACCAGAAGGTGGGTCGAGGTGTGCAGTCTGGGCGAGGTAAGACCTCCAAGCGAGGACAGAAGGGTCAGAAGTCCCGAGAAAGTATTCCTCTGGGTTTCTCCGGTCACCAGCAGCGATGGTATCTGCGATACCCCAAGCTGTCCATTCCTCGACGTGAGAAGTTTGTCGGAGTGTCTGTTTCCGACATTCAGAAGTGGATCAACGATGGCCGACTTGATGCCTCTAAGCCCCTGGGCGTTCGAGACCTGGTTCTGTCTGGTCTGTGCTCTTCCAAGCTCGGAATCAAGATTTTCGCCCGACGAGACGTGCCTCTCACCGCAAAGATCGACCTGACTTCCAACAAGGCCTCCCAGGCTGCTattgagcagatcgagGCTGCCGGAGGCAAGTTCACCGCCAAGTACTACTCGCCCGTGGGTCTCAAGATCGAGCTCAACGAGAAGCGACTGCTCGACAAGACTGGTCGAATCCCCAAGCAGCCCCATCCTCTGCGGCGAAAGGACGTGGAGTACTACATGAACCCCGAGAACCGAGGCTACCTGGTGGGCTACGAGCGACCCAAGTACACCAAGACCGCCGTCAAGCGAACTACCAAGCCCGGCTGGGAAGAGCGAATCAAGACTCTCAAGGATTCCAGCTCCAACGTGGCTTCCGgtttcaacaacaacggaATCGAGGTCTTGTAA
- a CDS encoding uncharacterized protein (similar to Saccharomyces cerevisiae YBR242W and YGL101W; ancestral locus Anc_6.157), with translation MTSWTPEQALPEHLKQEIQDATTPLDQMLCFFNIVGRLKTEKRTGWVNFKVPQPESIADHMYRMGVISMLTKQELDTGRCVKMALVHDMAESLVGDITPVDPMPKEEKHRRELATMEYLGKLVEKHNPEGAKEMVEIWNEYENCTTKEARFVKDVDKYELLVQTFEYEKRNKCDIDLSDFTQVRSAIKTAEVSELADNLLQKRREYWAAQGKVPKLN, from the coding sequence ATGACCTCGTGGACTCCAGAGCAAGCCCTACCAGAGCATCTCAAGCAGGAGATCCAGGATGCCACCACTCCTCTCGACCAGATGCTGTGCTTCTTCAATATTGTGGGACGACTCAAGACCGAGAAGCGAACCGGCTGGGTCAACTTCAAGGTCCCTCAGCCCGAATCCATCGCTGACCATATGTACAGAATGGGTGTGATTTCCATGCTGACcaagcaggagctggaTACCGGCCGATGTGTCAAGATGGCTCTCGTCCACGATATGGCCGAGTCTTTGGTCGGAGATATCACCCCTGTGGATCCCatgcccaaggaggaaaaacACAGACGGGAGCTCGCCACCATGGAATATCTCGGAAAACTAGTGGAGAAACACAACCCCGAGGGAGCcaaggagatggtggagatcTGGAACGAGTACGAAAACTGCACAACTAAGGAGGCCCGGTTcgtcaaggacgtggacaagtacgagctgctggtccAGACCTTTGAGTACGAGAAGCGAAACAAGTGCGATATTGACTTGTCAGACTTTACTCAGGTCCGATCTGCCATCAAGACTGCCGAGGTATCTGAGCTGGCTGATAACCTGCTCCAGAAGCGACGAGAGTATTGGGCTGCTCAAGGAAAGGTGCCCAAGCTGAACTAG
- a CDS encoding uncharacterized protein (Compare to YALI0E00110g, similar to uniprot|P08540|PHOX_KLULA Kluyveromyces lactis KLLA0B14839g Potential acid phosphatase): protein MKIDIALVVLLATAVSAAPPTFSKIQPSPDAIASAAATAKSNHWKDEGYETVKGQVFDKYYQIWLENTNYDKAFGQADLKALTDEGILLTNYWSLTHPSQPNYIAAVSGDYFGDMTDSFKRVPEEVATVADLLDTKHISWGEYRNTSQYTGYDGYEFKNADGANDYVRKHNPLINYDSVANKKERLGNLKNFTEFYKDLKNADLPQWAFITPNMTNDGHDSDIEVAGKWSSSFIRPLLKNPTFYDNNLIILTFDENHNYLTKNRVYAVLLGGSIPDHLKGTTDDTFYDHYTNLATVQANWKLPHLGRKDVDANIFKFVADKLDIKNDDVDTTWKFNNVPESGYFQNKNKGIPAPDVNAVGRSGNHILPSLRN from the coding sequence ATGAAGATCGATATTGCTCTTGTTGTGCTGCTGGCTACAGCTGTTTCCGCTGCTCCCCCCACATTCTCCAAGATCCAACCCTCGCCAGACGCTATTGCTTCTGCGGCAGCAACCGCTAAATCCAACCATTGGAAGGACGAGGGCTACGAAACCGTTAAGGGTCAGGTGTTTGACAAATACTACCAGATCTGGCTGGAAAACACCAACTACGACAAGGCGTTCGGACAGGCCGACCTAAAGGCCTTAACAGACGAGGGTATCCTGCTCACCAACTACTGGTCTCTGACTCACCCCTCGCAGCCCAACTACATTGCCGCTGTGTCCGGAGACTACTTTGGAGACATGACCGACTCGTTCAAGCGGGTGCCTGAGGAGGTGGCCACTGTCGCAGATCTGCTCGACACCAAGCACATCTCTTGGGGCGAGTACAGGAACACCAGCCAATACACCGGCTACGACGGCTATGAGTTCAAGAACGCTGATGGAGCCAACGACTACGTGAGAAAGCACAACCCTCTCATCAACTACGACTCTGTcgccaacaagaaggagcgcCTGGGCAACCTCAAGAACTTCACCGAGTTCTACAAAGATCTCAAGAACGCTGACCTGCCCCAGTGGGCCTTCATCACTCCCAACATGACCAACGATGGCCACGACTCCGATATTGAGGTGGCTGGAAAGTGGTCATCCAGCTTCATCCGACCATTGCTCAAGAACCCCACCTTCTACGACAACAACCTCATCATTCTGACCTTTGACGAGAATCATAACTACCTGACAAAGAACCGAGTCTATGCCGTTCTTCTGGGTGGTTCTATTCCTGACCACCTCAAGGGAACCACCGACGACACCTTCTACGACCACTACACCAACCTTGCTACGGTTCAGGCCAACTGGAAGCTTCCCCATCTTGGACGAAAGGATGTTGACGCCAATATCTTCAAGTTTGTGGCTGATAAGCTTGACATCAAGAACGATGACGTTGACACTACCTGGAAATTCAACAATGTGCCTGAGAGTGGTTACTTccagaacaagaacaagggcATTCCTGCTCCTGACGTGAACGCTGTGGGTCGATCTGGCAACCACATTTTGCCTAGCCTCAGAAACTAA
- a CDS encoding uncharacterized protein (Compare to YALI0E00132g, similar to uniprot|Q13356 Homo sapiens PPIL2 Peptidyl- prolyl cis-trans isomerase like 2) has translation MYLHTRMPPKEYSVLVQLCLRFGPCTIFLHVTSAISTINMGKNTDKLYITQSEWALGDHSVGGGKKSEAQSGVQKNPFWHCTIGQQPIEHKNMMCDKLGYVYDIKNIVPYIVKQGKKAGKKGVPHPVEPGATLTRTDLMKLTVTVNGEGKIIDPVSFKEMSKYHNAVVVRPSKRVYLEDTIKELGKSGRDPVSDEAFTKTDVLRLRNFAEMEEGDGTLVKKGEADSSAQDIKPTDRTGQTTTHHVAASLTSTTYVPTTQVTVIEEDLVDKLKPKMAELKDPVYALLTINCQGKRGQINLELYPYNAPLTVYNFVKLAQKGYYDGTIFHRNIKHFMIQGGDPTGTGSGGESIFGKTFRDECGTFNPHTHDSRGVLSMANRGKGTNSSQFFITYSRAPHLDGKHTVFGRVVDNSFLTTLELSETVDDKPVKNITLESVSVSSDPFSFLEGGHINAQEANKKTTPMDDSPFLKKQTGESGKIGRYLKLSEPAEDAADDPTSSISQKRKRITSLANSNFSGW, from the coding sequence atgtacttgcacaCTCGCATGCCACCCAAGgagtacagtgtacttgtacaacttTGCCTTAGGTTTGGGCCATGCACGATATTTCTGCATGTAACTTCTGCCATCAGCACCATCAACATGGGAAAGAATACCGACAAGTTATACATTACACAGAGCGAATGGGCACTAGGAGATCACAGTGTCGGCGGCGGAAAAAAGAGCGAGGCACAATCTGGCGTCCAGAAGAATCCCTTTTGGCACTGCACTATTGGCCAGCAACCTATCGAGCACAAGAACATGATGTGTGACAAGCTGGGTTACGTTTACGacatcaagaacattgtGCCTTACATTGTCAAGCAGGGTAAAAAGGCCGGCAAGAAGGGCGTACCGCATCCAGTGGAGCCTGGAGCCACATTGACTCGAACAGATCTCATGAAGCTGACAGTCACAGTGAATGGAGAGGGCAAGATTATTGATCCCGTGAGCTTCAAGGAGATGAGCAAGTACCACAATGCCGTGGTTGTGCGGCCAAGCAAACGGGTATATTTGGAGGACACAATCAAGGAGCTAGGCAAGAGTGGGAGGGATCCTGTGAGCGACGAAGCATTCACCAAGACCGATGTGTTGAGGTTACGCAATTTTGCTGAGATGGAGGAAGGGGATGGAACATTAGTGAAAAAAGGAGAGGCAGATTCGTCAGCACAAGATATCAAGCCTACGGATCGAACTGGCCAGACCACAACCCATCACGTGGCAGCTTCGTTGACATCCACAACTTATGTACCAACCACTCAGGTGACTGTGATAGAGGAGGATCTGGTGGACAAGCTTAAGCCCAAGATGGCTGAACTCAAGGACCCAGTATATGCTCTGCTGACGATAAATTGCCAGGGCAAACGAGGTCAAATAAACCTGGAGTTGTATCCCTATAATGCACCCTTGACGGTCTACAACTTTGTCAAGCTTGCACAGAAGGGGTATTACGATGGCACCATTTTCCACCGCAACATTAAGCATTTCATGATCCAGGGTGGAGATCCTACCGGCACTGGCTCGGGTGGAGAGTCCATTTTTGGCAAAACCTTTAGAGATGAATGCGGGACCTTCAACCCTCATACTCACGATAGTCGGGGAGTGCTAAGTATGGCGAATAGAGGCAAGGGAACCAACTCCAGCCAGTTCTTCATCACCTACAGCCGAGCCCCTCATCTGGACGGGAAGCATACTGTGTTTGGACGGGTGGTGGACAACTCGTTTCTGACTACGTTGGAGCTGTCTGAGACGGTGGACGACAAACCCGTGAAAAATATCACGTTGGAGAGTGTTAGTGTTTCGAGCGACCCGTTTTCTTTCTTGGAGGGTGGGCATATTAATGCACAAGAGGCCAATAAGAAGACGACGCCCATGGATGACTCGCCGTTTCTAAAGAAGCAGACCGGAGAGAGTGGCAAGATTGGACGGTATCTGAAGCTGTCCGAGCCTGCAGAAGACGCTGCTGACGATCCCACCTCGTCCATTTCTCAAAAGAGGAAGCGAATCACCTCGTTGGCCAACAGTAATTTTTCTGGGTGGTAA
- a CDS encoding uncharacterized protein (Compare to YALI0E00154g, similar to uniprot|P38903 Saccharomyces cerevisiae YOR014w RTS1 potential regulatory subunit of protein phosphatase 2A possible transmembrane segment, similar to Saccharomyces cerevisiae RTS1 (YOR014W); ancestral locus Anc_7.106): MMRGFKQRMLSRSKSHSESSTKNKKKEDGPKRTFSLGDRKKTPEPTPAAATPSNVQAAATPVSSSSSASSITSVSGSSGNNNSSSNNNSNNNITSGATNTTNSSNANTTNPATSSNSNPSTGNVSSMLTPQQPAQSQAALQGLQQNQQQQGQQMDTNTPPAILVEGPTQLGSAQASSHVTMGHVTGHMSTHSGTPHHHPSSPGQLETMPTDLEPPKRHSFELLNADGPEVKTPRRHNSSRLEISKERELERLPGFNEVPFRKRAELFLQKVKQCNTIFDFGDPSSDIQGKDIKRMALHELLDFVANTRITITDEMYAQVVGMFGKNIFRPTPPLVNPVGEVFDPDEDEPVCEVAWPHMQLVYEFFLKFIESPDFNHTSAKKFIDHRFVQNLLELFDSEDIRERDCLKTTLHRIYGKFLNLRAYIRRSINNVFFQFIYETERFNGVAELLEILGSIINGFALPLKDEHKIFLSRVLIPLHKAKTLSLYHPQLAYCVVQFLEKDPSLTEEVILGLLRYWPKVNSSKEVMFLNEIEDIFEVMEPTEFQRIQIPLFSQLAKCISSQHFQVAERALYYWNNEYFCTLMSENITEILPVIFPALYENSRGHWNRTIHSMVYNTMKMIMEANPQLFDQCTMVYQERQDLKEEHEALVAKWWDMVVERAANSQENVDSPQFAKLLNQAQEEFSMLKTEDRDLQMSGIPEEGEEDSNKLANNQGPEEGMEHDHHEQHQQHQGLGQHEQQQQQQQGVEQQQQPHNIQPLGVVTNHETPVVAHNDEEHTGFHTPRGSSDFPFGY, translated from the coding sequence ATGATGCGAGGATTCAAGCAGCGAATGCTGTCGCGGTCCAAGTCTCACAGCGAGTCGTCgaccaaaaacaaaaagaaggaggacgGACCCAAGCGCACTTTCTCGCTAGGCGACCGCAAGAAAACCCCTGAGCCCACCCCTGCTGCCGCTACGCCCTCCAATGTCCAGGCCGCCGCTACGCCGGTCTCTTCGTCTTCGAGTGCCAGCAGCATAACCTCTGTCAGCGGGTCCTCTGGTAACAACaactccagcagcaacaacaacagcaacaataACATCACCAGTGGTGCAACTAACACCACCAATAGCAGCAATGCTAACACCACCAACCCTGCCACATCatccaactccaacccTTCGACCGGCAACGTGTCCTCCATGTTGACCCCCCAACAGCCTGCCCAGTCACAGGCAGCGCTCCAGGGCCTGcagcagaaccagcagcagcagggacAGCAgatggacacaaacacaccgCCAGCCATTCTCGTTGAGGGACCTACGCAACTGGGCTCGGCCCAGGCgtcgagtcacgtgaccatgggccacgtgaccggcCACATGAGCACGCACTCGGGCACcccacatcaccacccGTCGTCTCCGGGCCAGCTGGAGACCATGCCCACCGATCTGGAGCCTCCCAAGCGCCACTCgtttgagctgctcaacgCGGACGGCCCTGAGGTCAAAACCCCCCGTCGACACAACTCCAGCCGTCTGGAAATTTCCAAGGAGCGGGAGCTGGAGCGTCTCCCCGGTTTCAACGAGGTGCCTTTCCGAAAGCGCGCGGAGCTGTTTTTGCAGAAGGTCAAGCAGTGCAATACCATTTTCGACTTTGGCGACCCGTCGTCTGACATTCAGGGCAAGGACATTAAGCGGATGGCTCTGcacgagctgctggacttTGTCGCTAACACGCGCATCACAATCACGGACGAAATGTACGCCCAGGTGGTGGGCATGTTTGGCAAGAACATCTTCCGGCCCACGCCTCCACTGGTGAACCCGGTAGGAGAGGTTTTTGATCCtgacgaggacgagccTGTTTGCGAGGTCGCATGGCCCCACATGCAACTGGTGTACGAGTTTTTCCTCAAGTTCATCGAATCACCGGACTTCAACCACACGTCTGCCAAGAAGTTCATCGACCACCGGTTTGTGCAGaacctgctggagctgtttgacaGCGAAGACATTCGGGAGCGGGACTGCCTCAAAACTACTCTGCACCGAATCTATGGCAAGTTCCTGAATCTGCGAGCGTATATCCGGCGGTCCATCAACAATGTCTTTTTCCAGTTCATTTATGAAACGGAGCGGTTCAATGGCGtggccgagctgctggagattttgggctccatcatcaacggCTTTGCTCTGCcgctcaaggacgagcaCAAGATCTTCTTGTCCAGGGTGCTCATCCCTCTGCATAAGGCCAAGACTCTGAGCCTGTACCACCCACAGCTGGCCTACTGTGTCGTACAGTTCCTGGAAAAGGACCCCTCGCTTACCGAGGAAGTCATTCTGGGCTTGCTGCGGTACTGGCCCAAGGTTAACTCGTCGAAGGAGGTCATGTTCCTgaacgagattgaggacaTCTTcgaggtgatggagccgACGGAGTTCCAGCGGATCCAGATCCCCCTCTTCTCGCAGCTAGCTAAGTGCATCTCGTCGCAGCATTTCCAGGTGGCCGAACGGGCACTGTACTATTGGAACAACGAGTACTTTTGCACGCTCATGTCGGAGAACATCACCGAGATCTTGCCGGTCATATTCCCTGCGCTGTACGAAAACTCCCGCGGCCACTGGAACCGCACCATCCACTCTATGGTGTACAATACTATGAAAATGATCATGGAAGCCAATCCGCAGTTGTTTGACCAGTGCACCATGGTGTACCAAGAGCGACAagacctcaaggaggagcacgAGGCGCTGGTGGCGAAGTGGTGGGATATGGTGGTGGAACGTGCGGCCAATAGTCAGGAGAACGTTGATTCGCCACAATTtgccaagctgctcaaccagGCCCAGGAGGAGTTTTCCATGCTCAAGACCGAGGACCGGGATCTGCAGATGAGCGGAATTCCcgaggagggggaggaggataGCAACAAGCTTGCTAATAACCAGGGTCCCGAGGAGGGCATGGAACATGACCACCACGAGCAGCACCAACAGCACCAGGGACTTGGACAGcatgagcagcagcagcagcagcagcagggtgttgagcaacaacaacagcccCACAATATCCAGCCTCTGGGGGTTGTGACTAACCATGAGACTCCTGTCGTTGCTCATAACGATGAGGAGCATACTGGTTTCCACACCCCTCGCGGTAGCAGTGACTTTCCGTTTGGATACTAG